In the Phreatobacter oligotrophus genome, TCTACCGGATCGGCGGCGCCCAGGCGATCTTCGCCCTCGCCCATGGCACCGAGACGATCCGCCCGGTCGCCAAGATCATGGGCCCGGGCAACGCCTATGTCGCCGCCGCCAAGAAGCAGGTCTTCGGCACGGTCGGCATCGACATGATCGCCGGCCCCTCCGAGGTCCTGGTGATCGCCGACGGCACCGCCAATCCCGATTGGATCGCCGCCGACCTCCTCGCCCAGGCCGAGCACGATGCCGCCGCCCAGTCGCTGCTCATCACCGACGATGCCGCTCTCGGCGCAGCGGTCGAGGCCGCCGTCACCCGCCAGCTCGCCACCCTGCCGCGGGCCGAGATCGCCGGCGCCAGCTGGCGCGACTACGGCGCGGTGATCGAGGTCGAGACCCTGGACGAGGCCGTGCCGCTCGCCGACCGGATCGCCGCCGAGCATCTCGAGATCATCGCCGCCGACGGCGACGCCCTGGCGGGCCGCATCCGCAATGCCGGCGCCATCTTCCTCGGCGGCCATACGCCCGAGGCCATCGGCGACTATGTCGGCGGATCGAACCACGTCCTGCCGACGGCGCGTTCGGCGCGCTTCTCCTCCGGCCTCGGCGTGCTCGACTACATGAAGCGCACCTCGATCCTCAAATGCGGACCGGACCAGCTGCGCGCCCTCGGGCCCGCCGCCATCGCGCTCGGCGAAGCGGAGGGGCTCGCCGCCCATGCCCGCTCCGTCGCCATCCGCATGAACCTCGGCGGCTGATCCACCGGAAAGGACGACCATGACCGATCGGGAGGGACAGGACGGAGGCAAGGCACCCGGCCGGCGCCTCGTGGCGGTCACGATCGACGAGGCCTCCATCGGCCGCTCCTCGCCCGACATCGAGCACGAGCGGGCCATCGCCATCTACGACCTGCTGGAGGAGAACAGCTTCTGCCCGGTCGGCGTGGAGAGCGGCCCCTTCACGCTCCACATCTCGCTGTCCGACGGCAAGCTGGTCCTCGACGTGAAGCACGAGGATGGCCGGCAGGTGGTCACCCACATCCTGTCGCTGACGCCCTTCCGGCGGATCGTGAAGGACTACTTCATGATCTGCGACAGCTATTACGATGCCATCCGCCACGCGACCCCGTCGCAGATCGAGACCATCGACATGGCCCGCCGCGGCCTGCACAACGAGGGTTCGGAGACCCTGCGCGAGCGGCTGAAGGACAAGCTCGACTTCGACTTCGACACGGCCCGCCGCCTCTTCACCCTCGTCTCGGTCCTGCACTGGAAGGGCTGAGGTGGTCTCGGACCGGCGCAAGAACCCCCAGGCCGTGCTCTTCGCCTGCGGCATGAACCAGGTGCGCTCGCCCATGGCCGCCGCGATCATGAAGCATTTCTTCGGCCAGCGGATCTTCACCGAGAGCGCCGGCGTCCACAAAGGCGAGCACGACCCCTTCGTCGATGCGGTGATGGACGAGATCGGCATCGACACCCAGAAGACCCGGCCCAAGACCATCGAGGAGCTGGAGGAATGGGAGGGGCTGAACTTCGACCTCGTCGTCACCCTCGCTCCCGACGCCCATCACCGCGCCCTCGACCTCACCCGCACCAACGACATGGAGGTCGAGTACTGGCCGACCCCCGATCCGACGCTCGCGCAAGGCTCGCGCGAGCAGCGGCTCGCCGCCTATCGCCAGGTGCGCGACATGCTGTTGCAGCGCATCCGCCAGCGCTTCAACCGCGGCGCCACCGGCAATGAATGAGGACCCCGCCGTGACCGATCCCCGCGCTTTCCTCCTCTCCCTCGGCCATGCCGCCATCCGCGCCGCCCTGCCGGATCGCATCGCCGAGCACCTGCCGCAGGTGCCGGCCGGCCGCACCGTGGTGGTCGGCGCGGGCAAGGCTGCCGCCAGCATGGCCGCCGCCTTCGAGAAGCTCTGGCCGGCGCCGCTGGAGGGCACCGTCGTCACCCGCTACGGCCATGCCGTGCCCTGCTCGCGCATCGAGGTGCTGGAAGCCTCCCACCCCGTGCCCGATGCCGCCGGCCTCGCTGCAAGCCGGCGCATCCTCTCACGGCTGGACGGGCTGAAGGCCGACGACCTGGTCGTGGCGCTGATCTCCGGCGGCGGCTCGGCCCTGCTGGCGCTGCCCGGCGGCGACCTCACGCTCGACGACCTCAAGGCCGTCAATGCCGCCCTCCTCGCCTCCGGCGCCGACATCACCGCGATGAATTGCGTGCGCAAGCATGTCTCAGCCATTGCCGGCGGACGCCTCGCCGCGGCGGCCCATCCGGCGAAGCTCGTCACCATCGCCATTTCCGACGTGCCGGGCGACGACCCGGCCGTCATCGCTTCCGGCCCCACCGTGCCGGACCCGACGACGCGCGAGGAAGCCCTCGCCATCGTCCGGCGCTACCGCATGGACCTGCCTTCCGCGGTCATGGCCCATCTCGAAAGCCCGGTGTGCGAGAGCGTGAAGCCGGACCACCCCGCCTTCGCCGATGGTCTCGACATCCGCATGATCGCCCGTCCGGTGGAGAGCCTGCGGGCGGCCCAGGCCATCGCCGAGCGGGAGGGCCTGCGCACCCTCGTCCTCGGTGACACGATCGAGGGCGAGGCGCGGGACGTGGCGCAGGTCCACGCGGCGCTCGCCCGCTCGGTGCTGGAGCATGGCCTGCCCTTCCCTGCCCCGCTCTTGATCCTCTCCGGCGGCGAG is a window encoding:
- a CDS encoding glycerate kinase type-2 family protein, which encodes MTDPRAFLLSLGHAAIRAALPDRIAEHLPQVPAGRTVVVGAGKAAASMAAAFEKLWPAPLEGTVVTRYGHAVPCSRIEVLEASHPVPDAAGLAASRRILSRLDGLKADDLVVALISGGGSALLALPGGDLTLDDLKAVNAALLASGADITAMNCVRKHVSAIAGGRLAAAAHPAKLVTIAISDVPGDDPAVIASGPTVPDPTTREEALAIVRRYRMDLPSAVMAHLESPVCESVKPDHPAFADGLDIRMIARPVESLRAAQAIAEREGLRTLVLGDTIEGEARDVAQVHAALARSVLEHGLPFPAPLLILSGGETTVTLPRDGTTGRGGRNSEFALAFAAAIQPLPRPLRDRIHAIALDTDGIDGIEANAGALVTPAILAAAEAQGLSPRAFLDRHDGFGFFAAVDGLVVTGPSHTNVNDFRAVLVE
- a CDS encoding low molecular weight phosphatase family protein; translation: MVSDRRKNPQAVLFACGMNQVRSPMAAAIMKHFFGQRIFTESAGVHKGEHDPFVDAVMDEIGIDTQKTRPKTIEELEEWEGLNFDLVVTLAPDAHHRALDLTRTNDMEVEYWPTPDPTLAQGSREQRLAAYRQVRDMLLQRIRQRFNRGATGNE
- the hisD gene encoding histidinol dehydrogenase, translated to MPLRLATRDPDFDTRFASLLAMKREVSEEVNDVVRAIGHDVVARGDAAVIEYTAKFDKLMLTPATLRVTPEEIAAAVAACDPRTLDALRLAADRIRAYHERQKPKDDRFTDALGVELGYRWTAIEAVGLYVPGGTAAYPSSVLMNAVPAKVAGCPRVVMVVPAPGGTLNPLVLAAAELAGVDEIYRIGGAQAIFALAHGTETIRPVAKIMGPGNAYVAAAKKQVFGTVGIDMIAGPSEVLVIADGTANPDWIAADLLAQAEHDAAAQSLLITDDAALGAAVEAAVTRQLATLPRAEIAGASWRDYGAVIEVETLDEAVPLADRIAAEHLEIIAADGDALAGRIRNAGAIFLGGHTPEAIGDYVGGSNHVLPTARSARFSSGLGVLDYMKRTSILKCGPDQLRALGPAAIALGEAEGLAAHARSVAIRMNLGG
- a CDS encoding UPF0262 family protein; translated protein: MTDREGQDGGKAPGRRLVAVTIDEASIGRSSPDIEHERAIAIYDLLEENSFCPVGVESGPFTLHISLSDGKLVLDVKHEDGRQVVTHILSLTPFRRIVKDYFMICDSYYDAIRHATPSQIETIDMARRGLHNEGSETLRERLKDKLDFDFDTARRLFTLVSVLHWKG